The proteins below are encoded in one region of Pseudomonas entomophila L48:
- a CDS encoding TonB-dependent receptor has protein sequence MSRFNKLHTLAACLAVSLPALADDHEGAPLTLPSTAITETREPSAIDLATPTQAGSRLNLSALETPASTSSITAEQILQRNNLTVQDAVTRSPGITFIGTPGDGGTGLSARGFSGQGSVMTLFDGARLYTGAGTLTFPVDPWMVERIDVLRGPASVLYGEGATGAVVNVIPKKPFAGEIHNHLRLGYGSWDRQQLGLDSGGSLSERLSYRVTLNKQEGNGWVDRTDSRNLSLSAALRFDASDDLSFTLAHERGDAEPANYYGTPLIDGHYRDSLRKKNYNVQNDVQRYHDEWTRLTTDWTLSDTVSASNQLYYIKSRRHWRNAEDYTWNTDEGLLQRGSYLEIKHNQEQFGDRQSFTFDHGLFGLASKTVVGVEYNKIRFNVDSNSPYIDDGVDLVDPWSPAPGGFHSASPLRPQTLSSTHTVALFAENRTQLTERLSLVTGVRRDQNHIDRDNLVDGSRSDVSLRGGNWRAGLVYALSDDLSVYGQYSTSEDGVGNLISLSQKQMDFDLTEAKQTEFGVKQRFWEGQGEWTLAAYHIVKKKLLVYDPASKTQQQAGQQTSDGLEASLELALGNQWQLSANAALVRAKYDEYLQSTSQGVMDRAGNRPANVPRRTANLWLSKGFGQAVDAGVGLRYVDERYASVDNEQSVPGYTVVDANLGWQVLPDVRLGLQVNNLFNRDYVVSAHSGEQWLLGAPRSYFATVDYSF, from the coding sequence ATGTCCCGATTCAACAAGCTTCACACCCTGGCGGCCTGCCTGGCCGTCTCGCTCCCGGCCCTGGCCGACGACCACGAGGGTGCCCCGCTCACCCTGCCCTCCACGGCAATCACCGAAACCCGCGAGCCCTCGGCCATCGACCTGGCCACCCCGACCCAGGCCGGTTCACGGCTGAACCTCAGCGCCCTGGAAACCCCGGCCAGCACCAGCAGCATCACCGCCGAGCAGATCCTGCAACGCAACAACCTCACCGTGCAGGACGCCGTGACCCGCTCCCCGGGCATCACCTTCATCGGCACCCCCGGTGATGGCGGCACAGGCCTGTCGGCGCGCGGTTTCAGCGGCCAGGGCTCGGTGATGACACTGTTCGACGGCGCGCGACTGTACACCGGCGCCGGCACCCTCACCTTCCCGGTCGACCCGTGGATGGTCGAGCGCATCGACGTGCTGCGCGGCCCGGCCTCGGTGCTGTACGGCGAAGGGGCCACCGGCGCGGTGGTCAACGTGATCCCGAAAAAACCCTTCGCCGGCGAAATCCACAACCACCTGCGCCTGGGCTACGGTTCCTGGGACCGCCAGCAACTGGGCCTGGACAGCGGCGGCAGCCTGAGCGAACGCCTGAGCTACCGGGTCACACTCAACAAGCAGGAAGGCAACGGCTGGGTCGACCGCACCGACTCGCGCAACCTGTCGCTCAGCGCCGCCCTGCGCTTCGATGCCAGCGACGACCTGAGTTTCACCCTCGCCCACGAACGTGGCGATGCCGAGCCCGCCAACTACTACGGCACGCCGCTGATCGACGGCCACTACCGCGATAGCCTGCGCAAGAAGAACTACAACGTGCAGAACGATGTGCAGCGCTACCACGATGAATGGACGCGCCTGACCACCGACTGGACCCTCAGCGACACGGTCTCGGCCAGCAACCAGCTGTACTACATCAAGAGCCGCCGCCACTGGCGCAACGCCGAGGACTACACCTGGAACACCGATGAAGGCCTGCTGCAGCGGGGCAGCTACCTGGAAATCAAGCACAACCAGGAGCAGTTCGGCGATCGCCAGAGCTTCACCTTTGACCACGGGCTGTTCGGCCTGGCCAGCAAGACGGTGGTTGGCGTCGAGTACAACAAGATCCGCTTCAACGTCGACAGCAATTCGCCCTACATCGACGACGGCGTCGACCTGGTCGACCCGTGGAGCCCGGCACCGGGTGGGTTCCACAGCGCCTCGCCGCTGCGCCCGCAGACCCTGTCCAGCACCCACACCGTCGCCTTGTTCGCGGAAAACCGCACCCAGCTGACCGAGCGCCTGTCGCTGGTCACCGGCGTGCGCCGCGACCAGAACCATATCGACCGCGACAACCTGGTCGATGGCTCGCGCAGCGACGTCAGCCTGCGCGGCGGCAACTGGCGCGCCGGGCTGGTCTATGCGCTCAGCGACGACCTGTCGGTTTATGGCCAGTACTCCACCAGTGAAGACGGCGTCGGCAACCTGATCAGCCTCAGCCAGAAGCAGATGGACTTCGACCTCACCGAGGCGAAGCAGACGGAGTTCGGCGTCAAGCAGCGCTTCTGGGAAGGCCAGGGCGAATGGACCCTGGCGGCCTACCATATCGTCAAGAAGAAGCTGCTGGTCTACGACCCGGCCAGCAAGACCCAGCAGCAGGCCGGGCAGCAGACCTCCGATGGCCTGGAAGCCTCGCTGGAACTGGCGCTGGGCAACCAGTGGCAGCTGTCGGCCAACGCCGCGCTGGTGCGGGCCAAGTACGACGAGTACCTGCAGAGCACCTCGCAAGGCGTGATGGACCGTGCTGGCAACCGCCCCGCCAACGTGCCGCGGCGCACCGCCAACCTGTGGTTGAGCAAGGGCTTCGGCCAGGCGGTGGATGCTGGCGTGGGCCTGCGTTATGTGGATGAGCGCTATGCCAGTGTCGACAATGAACAGTCCGTGCCGGGCTATACCGTGGTGGATGCCAACCTCGGCTGGCAGGTACTGCCGGACGTGCGCCTGGGCCTGCAGGTGAACAACCTGTTCAACCGCGACTATGTGGTCTCGGCCCACAGTGGCGAGCAGTGGTTGCTGGGCGCGCCGCGCTCGTACTTCGCCACGGTCGACTACAGCTTCTGA
- a CDS encoding amidase gives MIEVTEVSIAELRDALASGRTTAVELVKAYQARIDAYDGADTATALNAVVARNPEALNEAAASDARRARGQTLGPLDGIPYTAKDSYLVKGLTAASGSPAFKDLVAQRDAFTVERLRAGGAICLGKTNMPPMANGGMQRGVYGRAESPYNANYLTAPFASGSSNGAGTATAASYSAFGLAEETWSSGRGPASNNGLCAYTPSRGVISVRGNWPLTPTMDVVVPYARTMADLLEILDVVVADDADTRGDLWRLQPWVPIPAASSVRPASYLDLAANADSLKGKRFGVPRMYINADAEAGTSEKPGIGGPTGQRIHTRASVIELWQQARQALEAAGAEVVETDFPLVSNCEGDRPGAPTVYNRGIVSKEFLHDELWELSGWAFDDFLRANDDPKLNRLADVDGPQIFPHDPGTLPNREDDLAAGMDEYVNMAKRGLKTWDQIATVPDGLRGLEQTRKQDLEDWMDEKGLDAVLFPTVADVGPADADVNPESADIAWSNGIWVANGNLAIRHLGVPTVTVPMGVMADIGMPVGLTFAGRAYSDNNLLKFAAAFESTGSRRMIPPRTPKLG, from the coding sequence ATGATCGAGGTAACCGAGGTTTCCATTGCCGAGCTGCGCGACGCGCTCGCGTCCGGCCGCACCACTGCGGTCGAGCTGGTAAAGGCCTACCAGGCCCGCATCGACGCCTACGATGGGGCCGACACCGCCACCGCCCTCAACGCCGTGGTGGCACGCAACCCTGAAGCGCTCAACGAGGCTGCGGCCTCCGATGCCCGTCGCGCCCGAGGCCAGACCCTCGGTCCGCTGGACGGCATCCCCTACACCGCCAAGGACAGCTACCTGGTCAAGGGCCTGACCGCCGCCTCCGGCAGCCCGGCGTTCAAGGACCTGGTCGCCCAGCGCGACGCCTTCACCGTCGAGCGCCTGCGCGCCGGCGGCGCCATCTGCCTGGGCAAGACCAACATGCCGCCCATGGCCAACGGCGGCATGCAGCGCGGCGTCTACGGTCGCGCCGAGAGCCCGTACAACGCCAACTACCTGACCGCGCCGTTCGCCTCCGGCTCTTCCAACGGCGCCGGCACCGCCACCGCCGCCAGCTACAGCGCCTTCGGCCTGGCCGAGGAAACCTGGTCCAGTGGCCGTGGCCCGGCCTCGAACAACGGCCTGTGCGCCTACACCCCGTCGCGCGGGGTGATCTCGGTGCGCGGCAACTGGCCGCTGACCCCGACCATGGACGTGGTCGTGCCCTACGCGCGAACCATGGCCGACCTGCTGGAAATCCTGGACGTGGTGGTGGCCGACGACGCCGACACGCGCGGCGACCTGTGGCGCCTGCAGCCATGGGTGCCGATCCCGGCCGCCTCCAGCGTGCGCCCGGCTTCGTACCTGGACTTGGCGGCGAACGCCGACTCGCTCAAGGGCAAGCGTTTCGGCGTGCCACGCATGTATATCAACGCCGACGCCGAAGCCGGTACGTCCGAAAAGCCTGGCATTGGCGGCCCGACCGGCCAGCGCATCCACACCCGCGCCAGCGTAATCGAGCTGTGGCAACAGGCGCGCCAGGCCCTGGAAGCAGCCGGCGCCGAAGTGGTCGAGACCGACTTCCCGCTGGTCTCCAACTGCGAGGGCGATCGCCCCGGCGCGCCGACCGTGTACAACCGCGGCATCGTCAGCAAGGAATTCCTGCATGACGAGCTGTGGGAGCTGTCCGGCTGGGCCTTCGATGACTTCCTGCGTGCCAACGACGACCCCAAGCTCAACCGCCTCGCCGATGTCGACGGCCCGCAGATCTTCCCCCACGACCCGGGCACCCTGCCCAACCGTGAGGACGACCTGGCTGCCGGCATGGACGAGTACGTCAACATGGCCAAGCGCGGGCTCAAGACCTGGGACCAGATCGCCACCGTGCCCGATGGCCTGCGCGGCCTGGAACAGACCCGCAAGCAAGACCTGGAAGACTGGATGGACGAAAAGGGCCTGGACGCGGTGCTGTTCCCGACCGTGGCCGACGTGGGCCCGGCCGATGCCGACGTCAACCCCGAATCGGCGGACATCGCCTGGAGCAACGGCATCTGGGTGGCCAACGGCAACCTGGCGATCCGTCACCTGGGCGTGCCGACCGTGACCGTGCCCATGGGTGTGATGGCCGATATCGGCATGCCGGTGGGCCTGACCTTCGCGGGCCGTGCGTACAGCGACAACAATCTGTTGAAATTCGCCGCCGCCTTCGAGTCGACCGGCTCGCGCCGCATGATCCCGCCGCGCACCCCCAAGCTGGGCTGA
- the yghU gene encoding glutathione-dependent disulfide-bond oxidoreductase — MSKHPYVPPKVWTHEAPSGGQFASINRPVAGPTHDKDLPVGKHPLQLYSLATPNGVKVTLLLEELLALGHTGAEYDAWLIRIGEGDQFGSGFVGVNPNSKIPALLDRSVEPPVRVFESGSILLYLAEKFGAFLPKSLAARTETLNWLFWQMGSAPYLGGGFGHFYVYAPEKFEYAINRFTMEAKRQLDVLERRLAESAYLGGDEYSIADIAVWPWYGQLVRGNLYGAAEFLAVHEYPHVQRWAEAIAQRPAVQRGTRVNRTWGDEASQVPERHSAADLG; from the coding sequence ATGAGCAAGCACCCTTACGTCCCGCCCAAGGTCTGGACTCACGAAGCGCCGTCCGGCGGCCAGTTCGCCAGCATCAACCGCCCGGTGGCCGGCCCGACCCACGACAAGGACCTGCCCGTGGGCAAGCACCCGCTGCAGTTGTACTCGCTGGCCACGCCCAACGGCGTGAAGGTGACCCTCCTGCTCGAAGAACTGCTGGCCCTCGGCCACACGGGCGCCGAATATGACGCCTGGCTGATCCGCATCGGCGAAGGCGACCAGTTCGGCAGCGGCTTCGTCGGGGTCAACCCCAACTCGAAGATCCCCGCCCTGCTCGACCGCAGTGTCGAGCCGCCGGTGCGGGTGTTCGAGTCTGGCTCGATCCTGCTGTACCTGGCCGAGAAATTCGGCGCGTTCCTGCCAAAATCGCTGGCCGCCCGCACGGAAACCCTCAACTGGCTGTTCTGGCAGATGGGTTCGGCACCTTACCTGGGCGGCGGTTTTGGCCACTTCTACGTGTATGCGCCGGAAAAGTTCGAGTACGCCATCAACCGCTTCACCATGGAAGCCAAGCGCCAGCTCGATGTGCTTGAGCGCCGCCTGGCTGAAAGCGCCTACCTGGGCGGCGACGAATACAGCATCGCCGACATCGCCGTGTGGCCGTGGTATGGCCAGCTGGTGCGCGGCAACCTGTATGGCGCGGCCGAGTTCCTGGCGGTTCACGAGTACCCGCATGTGCAACGCTGGGCCGAAGCCATCGCCCAGCGCCCCGCGGTACAGCGCGGCACCCGGGTCAACCGCACCTGGGGTGACGAAGCCAGCCAGGTACCGGAGCGCCACTCGGCGGCCGACCTGGGCTGA
- a CDS encoding MFS transporter has product MARSSSQAKKATASGWIGSALEYYDFFIYAQAAALIFPQIFFPSTDPKMAIIASLATYGVGYLARPVGAFVLGHWGDTRGRKNVLLLCMFLMGLSTMAVGLLPTYHDIGLLAPALLVLLRLVQGFAVAGEISGASSMIMEHAPFGRRGYYASYTLQGVQAGQVMAAAVFLPLAYFMPSEAFNEWGWRIPFLMSALVLVAGFIIRKEVHETPAFVQEEQQAKVAKSPISEAFRHSWKHMVLVMFMALMNVIPVVATIFGAAYAVQPAYGVGFDKSVYLWIPVVGNIVAVLVIPFVGNLSDRIGRRPTMIAGCLGSGLLAFVYLYAISIHNVPLAFAASIVMWGVVYQGYNAVFPSFYPELFQTRYRVSAMAIAQNVGTMLTAMLPALFATVAPPGSDNIPLVVGGLAFFITCVCAFAAYLAPETHRLAMEDLGNPQAKPMEQEAYEANRKGSLKAFGH; this is encoded by the coding sequence ATGGCCCGCTCAAGCTCCCAAGCCAAGAAAGCCACCGCCAGCGGGTGGATCGGCTCTGCCCTCGAGTACTACGACTTCTTCATCTATGCCCAGGCCGCGGCGCTGATCTTCCCGCAGATCTTCTTCCCCTCCACCGACCCGAAGATGGCCATCATCGCCTCGCTGGCCACCTATGGCGTCGGCTACCTGGCCCGCCCGGTGGGCGCCTTCGTGCTCGGCCACTGGGGCGATACCCGCGGGCGCAAGAACGTGCTGCTGCTGTGCATGTTCCTGATGGGCCTGTCGACCATGGCCGTGGGCCTGCTGCCCACCTACCACGACATCGGCCTGCTCGCCCCGGCGTTGCTGGTGCTGCTGCGCCTGGTCCAGGGCTTCGCCGTGGCCGGCGAGATCTCCGGGGCCAGCTCGATGATCATGGAGCACGCGCCGTTCGGTCGCCGTGGCTACTACGCCAGCTATACGCTGCAGGGCGTGCAGGCCGGCCAGGTGATGGCGGCGGCAGTGTTCCTGCCGCTGGCCTACTTCATGCCGAGCGAAGCCTTCAACGAATGGGGCTGGCGCATTCCGTTCCTGATGAGCGCGCTGGTGCTGGTGGCCGGTTTCATCATCCGCAAGGAAGTCCACGAGACCCCGGCCTTCGTTCAGGAAGAGCAACAGGCCAAGGTGGCCAAGTCGCCGATCAGCGAGGCCTTCCGCCACAGCTGGAAGCACATGGTGCTGGTGATGTTCATGGCGCTGATGAACGTGATCCCGGTGGTCGCCACCATCTTCGGCGCGGCCTATGCGGTGCAGCCGGCCTACGGCGTCGGCTTCGACAAGAGCGTGTACCTGTGGATTCCGGTGGTGGGCAATATCGTCGCGGTGCTGGTGATCCCCTTCGTCGGCAACCTCTCCGACCGCATCGGCCGTCGCCCGACCATGATCGCCGGTTGCCTGGGCTCGGGCCTGCTGGCGTTCGTCTACCTGTATGCAATCAGCATCCACAACGTGCCGCTGGCCTTCGCCGCCTCGATCGTCATGTGGGGCGTGGTCTACCAGGGCTACAACGCGGTGTTCCCAAGTTTCTACCCCGAGCTGTTCCAGACCCGCTACCGGGTTTCGGCCATGGCCATCGCGCAGAACGTCGGCACCATGCTCACCGCCATGCTGCCGGCACTGTTCGCCACCGTGGCGCCACCGGGCTCGGACAACATCCCGCTGGTGGTGGGCGGGCTGGCGTTCTTCATCACCTGCGTGTGCGCGTTCGCGGCGTACCTCGCGCCGGAGACCCACCGGCTGGCCATGGAAGACCTGGGCAACCCCCAGGCAAAGCCCATGGAACAGGAGGCCTATGAAGCCAACCGCAAGGGCAGCCTGAAAGCGTTCGGGCATTGA
- a CDS encoding helix-turn-helix transcriptional regulator, giving the protein MTPAQERQLTLTVLKATLQALGSIAPRNLEILLHDLDHPEHSVVAIVNGHLSGRQVGSPILAAPEQDLGFKALMQASADQQGCEPVVLPDYPTTLKGRTLRSATAIFRDRHGHPFASLCVNTDVTGLDAALAFLQHFQPLGATPAPPAASEPADMTVLMAEIIQASLQRSGQGRMNKQAKVEAVRVMQERGLFIVKGGVEKAAEALGVTRYTIYNYLEQLRGEHASAARD; this is encoded by the coding sequence ATGACCCCCGCCCAAGAACGCCAACTCACCCTCACCGTCCTCAAGGCCACACTCCAGGCCCTGGGCAGCATCGCCCCGCGGAACCTGGAAATCCTCCTGCACGACCTCGACCACCCGGAACACTCCGTGGTGGCCATCGTCAACGGCCACCTTTCCGGCCGCCAGGTCGGCAGCCCGATCCTCGCCGCCCCCGAGCAGGACCTGGGCTTCAAGGCCCTGATGCAGGCCTCTGCCGACCAGCAGGGCTGCGAGCCAGTGGTACTGCCCGACTACCCCACCACCTTGAAGGGCCGCACCTTGCGCAGTGCCACGGCCATCTTCCGCGACCGTCACGGCCACCCCTTCGCCAGCCTGTGCGTGAACACCGACGTCACCGGCCTCGACGCGGCCCTGGCCTTCCTCCAGCACTTCCAGCCCCTCGGCGCCACGCCTGCGCCACCCGCCGCCAGCGAACCCGCCGACATGACCGTGCTGATGGCCGAGATCATCCAGGCCTCGCTGCAGCGCAGCGGCCAGGGCCGGATGAACAAGCAGGCCAAGGTCGAGGCCGTGCGCGTGATGCAGGAGCGCGGCCTGTTCATCGTCAAGGGTGGCGTGGAGAAAGCCGCCGAAGCCCTCGGCGTGACCCGCTACACCATCTACAACTACCTGGAGCAGCTGCGCGGCGAACACGCGTCGGCTGCCCGCGACTGA